The following are from one region of the Pelagibius sp. CAU 1746 genome:
- a CDS encoding mechanosensitive ion channel domain-containing protein, translated as MQLDAAEMNGLGSLAELLLGYALDLAAGVVILLLGWLLAGWARRLVLRLLDRTPHMDRTLKPVLASIARYTVLVFVLVAVLAQFGVQTASIIALLGAAGIAVGLALQGTLQNIAAGMMLLFLRPFQVGEYVSADGVDGTVEEVGLFVTTMTTFDGLYRSVPNAKLWNATITNYDRLPTRRLDITIGVSYDDSIEAARRVLTALLEDDRRVMDEPGPQVLVGALSDSSVDLILRCWCAKGDYWPLAFDLRQAAKERLEAEGLTIPFPQREVRVVEEGKLSD; from the coding sequence ATGCAGCTCGATGCGGCGGAGATGAACGGGCTGGGCAGCCTCGCTGAGTTGCTGCTCGGCTACGCGCTGGACCTGGCCGCCGGCGTCGTCATCCTGCTGCTCGGCTGGCTCCTGGCCGGCTGGGCCCGCCGCCTGGTGCTGCGCCTGCTCGACCGCACGCCGCACATGGACCGCACCCTGAAGCCGGTCCTGGCCAGCATCGCCCGCTACACGGTGCTGGTTTTCGTCCTGGTGGCGGTCCTTGCCCAATTCGGCGTGCAAACGGCCAGTATCATCGCCCTGCTGGGCGCCGCCGGCATCGCCGTGGGCCTCGCCCTCCAGGGCACCCTCCAGAACATCGCCGCCGGCATGATGCTGCTGTTCCTGCGGCCCTTCCAGGTGGGCGAGTACGTCTCCGCCGACGGCGTCGACGGCACGGTGGAGGAGGTCGGCCTCTTCGTCACCACCATGACCACCTTCGACGGTCTCTACCGCTCGGTCCCCAACGCCAAGCTGTGGAACGCCACCATCACCAACTACGACCGGCTCCCCACGCGGCGCCTGGATATCACCATCGGCGTCAGCTACGACGACAGCATAGAGGCCGCCCGGCGCGTGCTCACGGCGTTGCTGGAAGACGACCGCCGGGTGATGGATGAGCCGGGCCCGCAGGTGCTGGTCGGCGCACTGTCGGACTCTTCGGTGGACCTGATCCTGCGCTGCTGGTGCGCCAAGGGCGACTACTGGCCGCTCGCCTTCGATCTGCGCCAGGCCGCCAAGGAGCGCCTGGAAGCCGAGGGCCTCACCATCCCCTTCCCGCAGCGCGAGGTGCGGGTGGTCGAAGAAGGCAAGCTCTCGGACTGA
- a CDS encoding peptidylprolyl isomerase, giving the protein MKSLLSLIAIGLLAMTIEASDASAAPDPENVLVMELKDGIVKIEMLPDLAPKHVEQIKTLTRQGFYDGIVFHRVIDGFMAQTGDPTGTGRGGSDLPDIPAEFSAEPFERGVAGMARSQHPDSANSQFFITFAPARFLDRQYTVWGRVIEGMEYVDMIKKAPRGDQSGTVRDPDKIISLKVEADTQ; this is encoded by the coding sequence ATGAAATCCCTTTTGTCTCTCATTGCTATCGGACTACTTGCCATGACCATCGAAGCCAGCGACGCCAGCGCCGCGCCGGACCCCGAGAACGTGCTGGTCATGGAGCTGAAGGACGGCATCGTGAAGATCGAGATGCTGCCGGACCTGGCCCCCAAGCACGTCGAACAGATCAAGACGCTGACCCGCCAGGGCTTCTACGACGGCATCGTGTTCCACCGTGTCATCGACGGCTTCATGGCGCAGACCGGCGATCCGACGGGCACCGGGCGCGGCGGTTCGGACCTGCCGGACATTCCGGCCGAGTTCTCCGCCGAGCCCTTCGAGCGCGGCGTGGCCGGCATGGCCCGCAGCCAGCACCCGGACAGCGCCAACAGCCAGTTCTTCATCACCTTCGCCCCGGCGCGCTTCCTGGATCGCCAGTACACAGTCTGGGGCCGCGTCATCGAAGGGATGGAGTACGTGGACATGATCAAGAAGGCGCCGCGCGGCGACCAGAGCGGCACGGTGCGCGACCCGGACAAGATCATCTCCCTGAAGGTCGAGGCCGACACCCAGTAA
- a CDS encoding NADP-dependent isocitrate dehydrogenase codes for MGKIKVKNPIVELDGDEMTRIIWAKIKEKLILPYLDVDLKYYDLSVEKRDETDDQITIDAAEAIKEHRVGVKCATITPDEARVEEFGLKKMWRSPNGTLRNIIGGTIFRQPIIMQNVPRLVPGWTQPIVIGRHAFGDQYRATDFKVPGPGKLTMTFQPADGGEATTYDIFDFPEAGVAMGMYNLDESIRGFARACLNYGLNLGWPVYLSTKNTILKVYDGRFKDIFQETYDQEFKSAFEAKGIHYEHRLIDDMVAAAMKWSGGYVWACKNYDGDVQSDTVAQGFGSLGLMTSVLMTPDGKTVEAEAAHGTVTRHYRLHQQGKQTSTNPIASIFAWTRGLHFRGEFDGTPEVVKFAGDLEKVCIDTVESGSMTKDLALLISPEQKWLTTDEFMDKLDENLQKAMG; via the coding sequence ATGGGGAAAATCAAGGTCAAAAACCCGATTGTCGAGCTCGACGGCGACGAGATGACGCGGATCATCTGGGCGAAGATCAAAGAGAAGCTGATCCTCCCCTACCTGGACGTCGACCTGAAGTACTATGACCTCTCGGTCGAAAAGCGCGACGAGACGGACGACCAGATCACCATCGACGCCGCCGAGGCGATCAAGGAACACCGGGTCGGAGTGAAGTGCGCGACCATCACGCCGGACGAGGCCCGGGTCGAGGAGTTCGGCCTCAAGAAGATGTGGCGCTCGCCCAACGGCACCCTGCGCAACATCATCGGCGGCACCATTTTCCGCCAGCCGATCATCATGCAGAACGTGCCGCGCCTGGTGCCGGGCTGGACCCAGCCCATCGTCATCGGCCGCCACGCCTTCGGCGACCAGTACCGCGCCACCGACTTCAAGGTGCCGGGCCCCGGCAAGCTGACCATGACCTTCCAGCCGGCCGATGGCGGCGAGGCCACCACCTACGACATCTTCGACTTCCCCGAAGCCGGCGTCGCCATGGGCATGTACAATCTGGACGAGTCGATCCGCGGCTTCGCCCGGGCCTGCCTGAACTACGGCCTCAATCTCGGCTGGCCGGTCTATCTCTCGACCAAGAACACCATCCTCAAAGTCTACGACGGCCGCTTCAAGGACATCTTCCAGGAGACCTACGACCAGGAGTTCAAGAGCGCCTTCGAGGCCAAGGGCATCCACTACGAGCACCGCCTGATCGACGACATGGTCGCCGCGGCAATGAAGTGGTCCGGCGGCTATGTCTGGGCCTGCAAGAACTACGACGGCGACGTACAGTCGGACACCGTGGCCCAGGGCTTCGGTTCGCTGGGCCTCATGACCTCGGTGCTGATGACCCCGGACGGCAAGACCGTCGAGGCCGAGGCCGCGCACGGCACGGTGACCCGCCACTACCGCCTGCACCAGCAGGGCAAGCAGACCTCGACCAACCCCATCGCGTCGATCTTCGCCTGGACCCGCGGCCTGCACTTCCGCGGCGAGTTCGACGGCACGCCGGAGGTGGTGAAGTTTGCCGGCGACCTGGAAAAGGTCTGCATCGACACCGTCGAGTCCGGCTCCATGACCAAGGATCTGGCGCTGCTCATCAGCCCGGAGCAGAAGTGGCTGACCACCGACGAATTCATGGACAAGCTGGACGAAAACCTCCAGAAGGCCATGGGCTAA
- a CDS encoding TIGR00730 family Rossman fold protein → MDIQALCVYCGSASKVRESHLQAARELGGLAAQAGVAIVYGGGRVGMMGAVAAGAMEGGGHVVGIIPEHLEALEAGNRDTAEYHVVDSMHARKQLMAERSDAFCALPGGFGTLDETFEIITWRQLKLHDKPVILVNLDGYWDPLLRLVDHQVAEGYLRGDPADLFLVVDRIDQVLETAAKAPRPALPDKIERM, encoded by the coding sequence ATGGATATTCAAGCGCTTTGCGTCTATTGCGGCTCCGCCAGCAAGGTCCGCGAAAGCCACCTGCAGGCGGCGCGGGAACTGGGCGGCCTGGCCGCGCAAGCCGGAGTAGCCATCGTTTACGGCGGCGGCAGGGTCGGCATGATGGGCGCCGTCGCCGCGGGCGCGATGGAGGGCGGCGGCCATGTCGTCGGCATCATCCCGGAGCACCTGGAGGCCCTGGAAGCCGGCAACCGCGACACGGCGGAATACCATGTGGTCGACTCGATGCATGCGCGCAAACAGTTGATGGCCGAGCGCTCCGACGCATTCTGCGCCCTGCCCGGCGGCTTCGGCACGCTGGACGAGACCTTCGAAATCATCACCTGGCGCCAGCTCAAGCTGCACGACAAGCCGGTCATCCTGGTCAATCTGGACGGCTACTGGGATCCCTTGCTGCGCCTCGTCGATCATCAGGTCGCCGAGGGTTACCTGCGCGGCGACCCGGCCGACCTCTTCCTCGTCGTCGACCGGATCGATCAGGTTCTGGAGACCGCCGCCAAGGCCCCCCGTCCCGCCCTGCCCGACAAGATCGAGCGCATGTAG
- a CDS encoding cytochrome c: MKRSTLFAAAGSVALAAGVILGAGSMTQASADVGAQLASADRTAVVKERQELMKSIGGNMKTIADFLKESKGTATEAQAAAAKIGELAQEIPAAFETEASLAEMDAVGKNRSKPEIWLNWDGFVEDAETLKAKSAMLVTAFAGGESGAIQTAFGDMGKNGCGGCHQDFRGPKVE, encoded by the coding sequence ATGAAACGAAGCACTCTCTTCGCGGCTGCCGGGTCAGTCGCCCTCGCCGCCGGGGTTATTCTGGGCGCTGGTTCGATGACGCAGGCGTCCGCGGACGTCGGTGCGCAGCTGGCCAGCGCAGACCGGACGGCGGTGGTGAAGGAGCGCCAGGAACTCATGAAATCCATCGGCGGCAACATGAAGACCATCGCGGACTTCCTCAAGGAATCCAAGGGCACGGCGACCGAAGCCCAGGCGGCGGCGGCCAAGATTGGCGAACTGGCGCAAGAAATCCCGGCTGCCTTCGAGACCGAGGCGTCCCTGGCTGAAATGGACGCCGTCGGCAAGAACCGCAGCAAGCCGGAGATCTGGCTGAACTGGGACGGCTTCGTGGAAGATGCCGAAACCCTCAAGGCGAAGAGCGCGATGCTGGTGACGGCCTTTGCCGGCGGTGAGTCCGGTGCCATCCAGACCGCCTTCGGCGACATGGGCAAGAACGGCTGCGGCGGCTGCCACCAGGACTTCCGCGGCCCGAAAGTGGAATAG